A window of the Odocoileus virginianus isolate 20LAN1187 ecotype Illinois chromosome 20, Ovbor_1.2, whole genome shotgun sequence genome harbors these coding sequences:
- the CABP5 gene encoding calcium-binding protein 5 isoform X1 has translation MQFPMGPACIFLRKGIAEKQRERPLGPDEIEELREAFLEFDKDRDGFISCKDLGNLMRTMGYMPTEMELIELGQQIRMNLGGRVDFDDFVELMTPKLLAETAGMIGVQEMRDAFKEFDANGDGAITLGELQQAMQRLLGDKLTSQEISEVVQEADVNGDGTVDFEEFVKMMSR, from the exons ATGCAGTTTCCCATGGGCCCTGCCTGCATCTTCCTAAGAAAAGGCATCGCGGAGAAACAGCGG GAAAGACCGCTGGGACCAGATGAGATTGAAG AGCTTCGGGAAGCATTTCTTGAGTTTGACAAGGACCGAGATGGGTTCATCTCTTGTAAGGACTTGGGGAATCTCATGAGGACAATGGGCTACATGCCCACGGAGATGGAACTGATTGAACTGGGCCAGCAAATCCGGATGAACT TGGGTGGCCGTGTAGACTTTGATGACTTTGTGGAGCTGATGACCCCCAAATTGCTTGCAGAAACGGCTGGGATGATTGGTGTCCAGGAGATGCGAGATGCCTTCAAGGAA TTTGATGCCAACGGCGATGGGGCGATCACGCTGGGGGAGCTGCAGCAGGCCATGCAGAGGCTCTTGGGGGACAAGCTGACGTCCCAGGAGATCTCCGAGGTGGTCCAGGAGGCTGACGTTAATGGAGACGGCACCGTCGACTTTGAAG AGTTTGTGAAGATGATGTCTCGTTGA
- the CABP5 gene encoding calcium-binding protein 5 isoform X2, whose amino-acid sequence MGPACIFLRKGIAEKQRPERPLGPDEIEELREAFLEFDKDRDGFISCKDLGNLMRTMGYMPTEMELIELGQQIRMNLGGRVDFDDFVELMTPKLLAETAGMIGVQEMRDAFKEFDANGDGAITLGELQQAMQRLLGDKLTSQEISEVVQEADVNGDGTVDFEEFVKMMSR is encoded by the exons ATGGGCCCTGCCTGCATCTTCCTAAGAAAAGGCATCGCGGAGAAACAGCGG cca GAAAGACCGCTGGGACCAGATGAGATTGAAG AGCTTCGGGAAGCATTTCTTGAGTTTGACAAGGACCGAGATGGGTTCATCTCTTGTAAGGACTTGGGGAATCTCATGAGGACAATGGGCTACATGCCCACGGAGATGGAACTGATTGAACTGGGCCAGCAAATCCGGATGAACT TGGGTGGCCGTGTAGACTTTGATGACTTTGTGGAGCTGATGACCCCCAAATTGCTTGCAGAAACGGCTGGGATGATTGGTGTCCAGGAGATGCGAGATGCCTTCAAGGAA TTTGATGCCAACGGCGATGGGGCGATCACGCTGGGGGAGCTGCAGCAGGCCATGCAGAGGCTCTTGGGGGACAAGCTGACGTCCCAGGAGATCTCCGAGGTGGTCCAGGAGGCTGACGTTAATGGAGACGGCACCGTCGACTTTGAAG AGTTTGTGAAGATGATGTCTCGTTGA